CCGGCCGCTTTCCGTGAAGCCCTCATAGAATTGGCCAACCACCCTGTTCCCGGCATGCACCGCTACATGAGCAACGCCGGCTACCCCGAAACCCGTCAGGCTGTGGCCGAAGCCCTCAGCACAGCCAGCGGCAAGGCCTTGACAGCCGATCATGTGGTGATGACCGTCGGCGCCGGCGGCGGTCTGAACGTCGTCTTCAAGACGATCCTCGACCCCGGCGACGAGGTGATCATCTCCGCTCCCTTCTTTGTCGAATATAAAGGCTACCTCGCCAACCAAGGCGGCAAGGCGGTCATCGTCCAGTCAAAAGAAGACTTTCAATTGGACCTGGACGCCATCGCCGCAGCGGTGACGGCGAAAACGCGGGCCATCATCATCAACTCCCCCAACAACCCCACCGGCGTCGTCTACCCCGCCGAGAGCCTCGACGCATTGAATCGCCTCCTGGAAGCCAAGGGCGCCGAGTTCGGACGAACCCTGTTCGTCGTCTCTGATGAGCCCTATGCGAAAATCGTCTACGACGGGGTGACCGTTCCTCCCGTCTTCGCCCACATCCGCAACAGCATCGTTGTAACCTCCCACAGCAAAGACCTGGCCCTGCCGGGTG
The nucleotide sequence above comes from Heliomicrobium undosum. Encoded proteins:
- a CDS encoding pyridoxal phosphate-dependent aminotransferase — encoded protein: MPVAQHIRAQISQSSWIRKMFEEGERLKPIYGEDKVYDFTIGNPNNEPPAAFREALIELANHPVPGMHRYMSNAGYPETRQAVAEALSTASGKALTADHVVMTVGAGGGLNVVFKTILDPGDEVIISAPFFVEYKGYLANQGGKAVIVQSKEDFQLDLDAIAAAVTAKTRAIIINSPNNPTGVVYPAESLDALNRLLEAKGAEFGRTLFVVSDEPYAKIVYDGVTVPPVFAHIRNSIVVTSHSKDLALPGERIGYIAISPEIEEATLLFDGLVLANRILGFVNAPALMQRLVAKLQNESVNIDEYREKRDLFYDNLTAMGYEMVKPQGAFYLFPKSPLADDVEFVRRAQKYNILLVPGSGFGKPGYFRIAYCVEKRIIENSLEAFRALAKELGLSG